In Sphingobacterium sp. R2, the genomic stretch CTTTCTTATTTTGCTTTACGTAACATTTACCGGCATATAAGTAGGCGTTTGCAATCTCCTCTTCCGAAGATTTCTCGTAATTTTTAACCGCGTTGGTATAATTTAATGCCTCTTTATAATCTCCAATTTGATAATAAGAAACCATCAGGTTGTTGATCGCAAAACCATAGTTGGATTTGTATTCAGAAGTAAGCTCGAGCTTTTTCAATAGCTGCGTAGCCTCATTGTATTTCTTTTGTTTCAAATACAAGTTAGAGACAGAAATCAGCGTGCGCTCTGTATAGGGGGAAGTCCAGTCATTCAAAATAATATTGTAATCATGTAACGCATCCTCTGTATTTCCGAGGGCAGCATTACTTTCGGCACGGATAAACCGTGCATATTTCTCTTGATTTGGTTTTGGGAATTTATCGAAGTACGCATTTACAGCTTCTACAGCACCTTTATAATTTCCTCTAGAAAATAAAGTTGTCGCGGTGGAGAATGAACGGGAATCTTGCTCTGATTTCGAAACATCACCAAGGTTGGTACCTGTTGCATATTTGATATAACCAGTCGCGTCGCCCTTGTCCAAATAGATATTTTCAATGGAGCGCATAGCCTGTCTGGCTTCGTCCGTTGAAGCATACTGATCGACCACACGTTGGAATGTTGCCAGCGCAGCATCATTGTTATCTTGATTATACTGAACCAGACCAATCGTTACCAAAGCACGTGGTACATAACTGCTGCGCGGATATTTTTCCACCATGGTTTGGAGTCCAGCAATGGCCTGATCACTTTCTCCCATTAAGAAACGCGTGTAAGGAATCTCAAAGGCAATATCGTCGGCATAATTAGAGTTCGGAAATTGCGCAATAACAGCATTTAACGTAGCAATTTTACCGTTATTATCACCTTGTAACCCTTGGATAATACCTCTTTGGAACAATGCATAATCCTGGCTAGGTGCTTTAGAAGAGATTAATTTATTGTATTCTGTTAAAGCGCGGCCGTAATTTTTAGAAGAGAAATATGAGTCACCCAAACGTGCGATGGCATCGTTACGTGTATTCATCTCTATTCCTTTTGAGCCACCCGAGGCGAGGAAACGCTCGAAATAATTAGCGGCAGTATTATAATTACCATTACGAAAAGCAGCGTAGGCCAAAGCATAATTGGCATAACCATACACATCGGTTTTACTAGCTCCAGGCAAACGTAGAAACTTATTGAAATTGGTTACAGCTTCACCGTATTTACGAACTTCATACATCGCTTCTGCTTTCCAATACGTTGCTAAAGCATAAATTTCCTCATCATAACGAAACTGTTCAGAACGCATGAATAAGGAGATTGCATTTTCAAAAGCACGTTCGTTATAATACTCCAAACCTCTATAATAGGTTACTTTTTGATAGGCGGCGTTTGCCTCTTTCCCGCGTTTAGGAATAGACTCCAAAATATCTACTGCCTCGCGGTAATTCTTTGTACTCAGCAACACTTCAGCAAGCAGCGTTTTAGCTTCCTCCAAACGTTTCGATTTTGGATATGTTTTCAGATATTCCTGTGTCGAAGCTAATGCGACCTGGTGAAATTCTAATTCATATGAAAGCTTCGCATAGTTAAACAAGCCCTCTTCTTGCATTGCCGGATCAAAATCCAGCTTCGAAGCACGGAAAAATGCGTTACGTGCAGATTGCTTATTGCCTTTCTTCAAAAAGGCATCCCCCAAGGTAATCATCGCAGACTGATAATAAGCATCTGGATCGGTCATCTTTTCCAATTCAGTGATCGCCTTATCATAATCTTTCAATTTATAAGCGATATAACCGATTTGGTAGCTATCCTGATTATTCTGGGTTTTACCTTGATCTTGTGCCTGGAATTTATCGTAATACGCTTTGGATGTTTTTAAGTCGCCTTTGATAAAGTAAGTCGCCGCGACAATACGGAACATCTCTGTTTCATTTTCTTGCTTTGTACGCGACAAAATCGGCAATGCATAATCCAACACATCGTCGTAGCGTTTATCCAAGAAATATAAAGCCGTGATATAATAAGGGTAGCTATTTTCGAACTGCTTAGATCCGTTGAGACGTTCAAATTCATTCAACGCCGTTTTATATTCGGCGTCTAGGTACGAAAGATAAGCGTAATAATAAATAGATGCCTCCTGAAATTCTGTTTTCTGATCTTTTAAGCTTTCGAATAAAGGTTTTGCGGCCTTATAATCTTTTGTCATAAAGGAAGCATAACCATACTTAAAGCGGTACTCTACATTCTCTTTACCCGCAAGATTTTTGCTATCAATCTTGTTAAACCACTCTAGCGCTTTAACGTAGTCTTTTTTAGCATAGTATGATTTACCGATCTGAAAGTAAGCTGCTTTCGCATTTGCACTAACAGGGAAATCTTTAATGTATTTCAAAAAACGATCTTCGGCATCCGACTCCCCTAATTCCAAGGCGCAAACAGCTTGATAATACCGGACATTTTCTTTCAATAAAGAAAGCTCCTCTGTCTCATCCAATTGCAAATTGG encodes the following:
- a CDS encoding tetratricopeptide repeat protein, with amino-acid sequence MYKKIYQVGVALTVMATPALAQQTEWQQINKAYKTGMELYERGKFSAASVQFDRVEALRTKSNLQLDETEELSLLKENVRYYQAVCALELGESDAEDRFLKYIKDFPVSANAKAAYFQIGKSYYAKKDYVKALEWFNKIDSKNLAGKENVEYRFKYGYASFMTKDYKAAKPLFESLKDQKTEFQEASIYYYAYLSYLDAEYKTALNEFERLNGSKQFENSYPYYITALYFLDKRYDDVLDYALPILSRTKQENETEMFRIVAATYFIKGDLKTSKAYYDKFQAQDQGKTQNNQDSYQIGYIAYKLKDYDKAITELEKMTDPDAYYQSAMITLGDAFLKKGNKQSARNAFFRASKLDFDPAMQEEGLFNYAKLSYELEFHQVALASTQEYLKTYPKSKRLEEAKTLLAEVLLSTKNYREAVDILESIPKRGKEANAAYQKVTYYRGLEYYNERAFENAISLFMRSEQFRYDEEIYALATYWKAEAMYEVRKYGEAVTNFNKFLRLPGASKTDVYGYANYALAYAAFRNGNYNTAANYFERFLASGGSKGIEMNTRNDAIARLGDSYFSSKNYGRALTEYNKLISSKAPSQDYALFQRGIIQGLQGDNNGKIATLNAVIAQFPNSNYADDIAFEIPYTRFLMGESDQAIAGLQTMVEKYPRSSYVPRALVTIGLVQYNQDNNDAALATFQRVVDQYASTDEARQAMRSIENIYLDKGDATGYIKYATGTNLGDVSKSEQDSRSFSTATTLFSRGNYKGAVEAVNAYFDKFPKPNQEKYARFIRAESNAALGNTEDALHDYNIILNDWTSPYTERTLISVSNLYLKQKKYNEATQLLKKLELTSEYKSNYGFAINNLMVSYYQIGDYKEALNYTNAVKNYEKSSEEEIANAYLYAGKCYVKQNKKAEAMKEFSLAALKSRTVYGAEAKYNVALLQLENKQYDACIKTAMDLSDNFSSYEYWVAKSFITMADAYAGKGDIFQAKATLESIVDNYDAKDDILPAAKERLNKLNNKKK